In the Gemmatimonadota bacterium genome, CTGGCACCGGGAACACTATCGCGCCGAATTTGAAGAGGGGACGGTAGAAATCGCCGAGGGTGCTACCGTGACTATTCACCGCGTTGGGCAAGAGCCAGAGGTTTATGAAGCGCCAGAAATTGAATGGGAAGGTCACGATCATCTCTTTGATGAGTTTCTCGACTGGCTCGACGGAGGACCGCCTTCTGAGACGCGCATTGAAAAAAATATTATTTCGTATGCTATGGTCATCGCCGCAATGGAGATGACGCTGGATGGGCAGCCGAAGAAAATCGCAGATTATGTTTCGGATCTCGATTTGTAGTCATAGGTCAATTTGCCAAATCGCAAAAAGCCCCCGTAACACTGTTGCGGGGGCTTTGAATTGGTCGGTTTTGCCTATTAGCAACACCCTGTGCTCGACAAGATTCCCCTGATATATCCGAGCGTGAATGCGAGGTCGCGGTCGATACCTTCTGGCGTTTTGGATCCGACGCATTCTACGTAGAGAGGACCTGTGAATCCCCCACCGGTTAGTCCGGATAAGATGCGGTGAAAATCGACTTCACCATCTCCTGCTGTGGTCTGCACATTGGGGTTGTTCTCAGAGTCCAATGCACAATCTTTTATAATCGCCGTTGAGGTGTATTTTGCAATATCATCTACTTCCTGCTCCGGGCGCACTTCGCCGCGTGTGTAGTGAATGATGTTGCCCGGGTCATAGCTTACCGCAAATGCGGGGTGATTGATCTGGTGATACAGATCGATCAATTCTTTTGCTGTCAGGCTGATGCCCCCGTGTGGCTTGAGGGAAATGCC is a window encoding:
- a CDS encoding sugar phosphate isomerase/epimerase, which produces MELVIGSTTRPLNALSFAEACEHIAGAGYTDVAVFAHDGVIPVNNESNAAQIAATKKAAVQAGVNPSMLLGRALLDLGVDGAADAYKQLLDNAAELGAKWILELGTGKKEYYGIYPEVMRRAAEHAETLDLGISLKPHGGISLTAKELIDLYHQINHPAFAVSYDPGNIIHYTRGEVRPEQEVDDIAKYTSTAIIKDCALDSENNPNVQTTAGDGEVDFHRILSGLTGGGFTGPLYVECVGSKTPEGIDRDLAFTLGYIRGILSSTGCC